The Lycium barbarum isolate Lr01 chromosome 12, ASM1917538v2, whole genome shotgun sequence genome includes a region encoding these proteins:
- the LOC132621218 gene encoding uncharacterized protein LOC132621218: MNTLLVVPSPLSLRTCSLPFSRFLYCRKKNNATPNSPLFPSKSLSSTLPMASSPSQNVSSSSSGDIFQLIQAHQEKAARLSPIEQIRTVLDCSLRGVLSTFSQKYEGYPSASMVDFACDAYGSPILAVSDLAVHTKDLLATSRCSLLVARDPEDRTDLVITVHGDAIPVPETEKEDIRATYLARHPEAFWVDFGDFQFMRIEPRIVHYVSGVATAILGSGEFSKEEFRTAKIDPIYQFSKPITSHMNKDHAEDTKRIVRHSTSVPVDFSYMLDVDSLGFNVKAGYQENNFKLRVPFPRCAVDRKDVKTLIVEMLQAART, from the exons ATGAATACTCTTCTAGTAGTTCCTTCACCTCTATCTCTACGCACCTGCTCCCTCCCATTTTCACGCTTTCTTTAttgtagaaaaaaaaataatgcTACACCTAACTCCCCATTATTTCCATCTAAGTCTCTATCCTCAACTCTCCCCATGGCTTCTTCCCCTTCTCAG aatgtatcatcatcatcatctggtGATATCTTCCAGTTGATTCAAGCTCATCAG GAAAAGGCTGCTAGGCTATCTCCTATTGAACAAATTAGAACAGTTCTTGATTGTAGCCTCCGTGGTGTGCTTTCTACCTTCTCTCAG AAGTATGAGGGCTATCCTTCAGCTTCCATGGTTGATTTTGCATGCGATGCCTATGGATCTCCAATATTAGCCGTTAGCGACTTGGCAGTTCACACCAAG GACCTCTTAGCTACTTCCAGATGTTCATTGCTTGTTGCAAGAGATCCTGAAGATAGGACTGACTTAGTAATAACAGTACATGGTGATGCTATTCCT GTACCGGAAACAGAGAAAGAAGATATTCGGGCCACATATTTGGCTAGGCATCCTGAGGCATTTTGG GTTGACTTCGGTGACTTCCAATTCATGCGCATTGAACCCAGAATTGTACATTACGTATCAGGCGTTGCAACTGCTATATTGGGATCTGGAG AATTTAGCAAAGAGGAGTTTAGAACAGCAAAAATAGATCCAATATACCAATTTTCGAAGCCAATCACG TCACACATGAATAAAGATCATGCCGAGGATACCAAGCGGATTGTGCGGCACTCAACATCAGTTCCG GTGGACTTTTCGTACATGTTGGATGTAGACAGTCTTGGTTTTAATGTCAAG gCTGGCTACCAAGAGAACAATTTCAAGCTTCGAGTTCCATTCCCTAGATGTGCTGTAGACAGAAA GGACGTGAAGACACTTATTGTTGAAATGCTTCAGGCTGCCAGGACTTAG